The region TGAGAGGCTGAATAACATAAAGCCATGTGCAAGTCATAACCGACTGAACGTTAAAAACATGACAACCAAAACTTCGTAACAACTTTTCTCATTCAAAGGAATACTGTCTGAGAATTGATGAGCTGTTTGACTCAGACAATGCAATACAGGGACAAAAAGTACAGCACAAAGGCTATAAAGCAGTAAACGAAAATACAACAGTAACAGCGAACAGGGTTTTGCTTATCAAAAATCTCCTATCATACTTCAAAATCAGTTATCAAATGTTTAGAAACAAGAACTGCAAATGAGCTCCAAAAGTAAGCTAAAAATTCCTCCTTCTCTCAATTTagtccaaacaaacagacacacactcaactaGCCATGTGAAATTACCTCAGTATCCATATTCACAATATGTCCAATACAGTTTTTATCATGAGATTCTGTCCCTGTATTCAGGTGCCAGTGGTTTGATTGCATGTCCGAGCTTTAGTAGCCTCTTGGTCCTTCCATGATAAATCCTGACCCGCGGTAGAAAAAAATCCTTCCTGTCCAAACAATGACCTGCTCTCCTGTCAAAACGGGGACCTGTGCAATAAAGAGCCAGTTTCTAGCCACTTGGGCTGCTGAATCATTCATAGACCTGCAGGCAGGAAAAGATCTCATTCAAGGCTTTAGCTAAGCATCCACTACCCCACCACGGGTAACACAAGGCTCAGGAAACCCGACACGCCGCAAGcttcctctctcatctcctcatctCAACGACCCCCACACCCCATCCAATACACAAAATTACAACGCTGGGGTCCAGTTACTGATCTTTGATTAGGCAGATCCATTTCAAACTAATTACAAACCACTCACTGATGCTGCTATGCCGTAAAGTTACCCATCATTTAACACGCCAGTGCATCTGCTATCACTTCTGCTCAGCAAGTGGTTGATATAAAGTAACTGGCTGGTTTTGAATGATGTGAACAGTATGTGCTAAAATACTTATTTCTGTAAGACCTTTGCTATAACAGATCTGTTTATCATTCTTGGAGGAAACACTAACAGGATGTTGTTGTGGAACATGTAATACGGTcctctcattcagtctgtttaaatgttaaaattgGGTGCCCAGAAAACATCAGCAGAACCATCTCACATAACAGTCATTGTAATTAAGACATGGGCTTGGCAATTAGCACGACACAGCAGTAAGGAAGAACCATCATCAGAGGTCTAGTGTTTAATCCACTCCACCTGACCTCACACCCCCAGTCTACCCTCCCAATCCTAACTACTGAATGCTTTGCACCCACTCCACTCAGTAGTCAAAGGGATTGATTTCccaataaatatttcatgttgaCAACAGTAAAGACATAATAGTAATGCTCTCGTCATTATATAGttttttcaattcaattcaattcaattcaaacaGCAATTCTCTCCTTTCCCTTCTCCTTCTCGTTTAAAAGCTCCTGTTTTTAAATCTTGCTGTAGCTTTGTGTAGAGCTTACCCCATGCTTGGCTTGTATAGGTTCTCCTAAGACTGCTAAACAAAGCATAGCAGACCCTTGTGGgttttatattctctgtgtttctgggaGGATTAATGCAATTTTATTGGACGACTGCTCAAGATTGTTACCTGTGTGAGCGCAgcataaggagaaaaaaaattgaccaTTTGTTGGGAGAATGATGTGGCCCCTTTATGATGTCTCAGACACATTGTATATTTCCAAACTGTGCATTAGAAAACTCATGCCTGTGTAAAACTTTATGCTTAAAATAGTTTCACGTCATAACTCAAACTAAGTAAGTTAGTAGGTTGCTTTAGTAGGTTGTGAGAATTCACTAAAACTTAATGACATTAGAATGTCAGGAAATTTAAAGGACACTGAGGATATAGTGATCTGACCAATTACCACACAGCCAGTTTCAGTGGACAGAAAGGccagaaaaacacaggataGCCGTATCAATATTCATGACTTCAGTTTGTATCTGTGAACtctccattcatttcattcCTTATTTAGAGCACACACTCCATGACAGATCACCCAggactctcacagacacacaggacgAATGCAAGATGTGCAGTTGTGCTTTCTTGTGAAATCATAAGAGtcaatgaaaggaaaaaaaataagagttgTGAATGAATTATGACATATTTGTTGACTAAATGCTCAGAGGGTTTAAGTCAAAAACTGTGAAAGTACCTAGATTTATGCTACATGTTTAACTGTAAGAATGCTCAGTGTAGCTACAGGCCATTACAATACAGACTGCGTTCCCTTTTGAATAAATTTAGTACTAGATAAAAAGACACAGCAATTTTTTAAAGTGGAAAGTAATGGTTATAAATGAAATGCCAGAAAATCATGCTGAAATTATACTCCTTCAAATCCAGTCAACAAATGCAGTAAAATAACAAACGGATCTTACCTTGGAATTCATGACTTTGACTTATAGTAAACAATGTTGTGTACCTCTTCGAATCCTGGTTAGCACATCTTCATCAGGTTAAAGCCTTGAGAAAATTATCACTTACAGTGATTCTTGGAGATGTACAGGAGTttcaaagaagagagagagagagagagagagtagatctTAAGTGTCCTGAATCAGGACACTGCTTACTAGACCTACAGAATCTGGATTTATGGACATCCCACAATGCAACAGCACTTGGTGTCATAGTGTCCTAATTTTCAGTAGCTGGCCTCATTCCCAAATGCTACAGGCACACTACACCATCTCTGTTCTAAACATAATGCTATCATAGCAACAGGCTGAGTATCACAAAGAGAACAActtcagtcactcactcaaactcattcacgcatacatgcacatgcacactcactcacttcactcacttgctcagccacctactcacacactctctgtcacaaaaaacacacaccatacactttCAATTGTGCACTCATGCATATAAAAAAACTTACTTATTCACTTAGTCTCTCTAAGAGAAAATTTCAAACTATCTGTCAGGCTTGATGGATAGTCAGAAAGAAACTTTTATCATCAAAACACAGTAGCAAGAGTAGGTGAACGAATAGAAACCATAAAAGTGAAgggttttttatttgtcttaacAGTTTCCCttattttgtggtttatttggaaTCCTACGTTTTCATTTCCCTTATTAACATCCCTCCATGACCGCCCACCTGTCTGGAACACTCctgtacagtctgtacagttAAATGCACAGTAACTGAATGAATGGTTTAATGTCATTGCCTAACTGTAATAGATACACTTGTTACAGCCTGACTGTGCCCTAAGGACTCATTAATCAGACAGGCCTTGATGAAGCAAGAGAGAATAGCAGAGGTAGCAGGATCTAGTAcagacagtgatccagctctcaATTCTGTGCTGTATCTGATTAGAAATTGTCGGTCTTCTTttggaaagagggagaaggactTTTTAAACTCTGCAAAtcattactcactctctctctctgtctctgtctctgtctctgtctctgtctctctctctctcagtgttttctccctctctctctccctttcacttttTGCTGTATCATCTATTACCCAAAGGAAGGACTCAGTAGGCTGACACTGCATATCTACAGCCTGCTGAGTTCAACTGTCTCTCAGCAAATACACAGTAACTCTCCTAATCTGGGCAGCACAATTATCTGGCAGTTAATGATTTCAGAGGGACACAGATACCAGAGGACACTGTAACAGAGTTGGTCCCTATGGGGAAGCAGAGaaactcttttgttttttcttttaagactgcaaaaagaaagagcaacaaTTTTAGGTGGGTTTGGATTTTGCTAGTATTACAGGTGGTTTCAAGCAAAGAgtcatatttgtttgttctgaacATTAATGTCTGGTTGTATGGCTCATTGCTTTAAAATagtattaaatatatttatcaaAACATCCTTTTATCAGTGTTCATTACCAGGCAATGGTACATTACAGGGACACTGTAATGCAATTATTTAAACCTTCGGTGTTGACTCACGTGGAGAAGGcacaaacagaggaaacacGAAGAAACAGCTTCAGCCACAGTGGTGCTGCATTAGTCAGACACTCACGATGTGTATTCACAACTCACAGAATTATTTTCATCATAACACTGAAATACCGGTTACTGAGAACAGAAGTCatgtttattgttttctgtaCAACTGTGGGTCATTTTCTCTGGAAGACAAACTCTAAGTACTGCAACCATGCTCACAGTGTCATTTAGATTGGTGATTCTCAATAACTGCAGCTACGGTTAAAGATATAAGTGAActctcagttttctgttttcctctcataTGTTTTGGGATTTTGCTGATTTTCATGAGAGAATTATTGGAATGATTTTAATTTGACCTGAACTGTTTTGAAAGATTcaaaactttgttttaaatttcCCTCACAGTGACTGGCTTAGTAATATGCAGCTAAACACTGGAACTACAGCTAGTTTACCTACACTGGTATTACTGGAGATGAGCACTTAGGTCTGAATGTTTATGTAACCCTCAGATATTTTAGCAGTCCTCTTTAAAGAGATTTCCAATCGACTGGCGTCTTTCCAGACATCTCAAGGAGCTGATTGGTTTTGGAGAAGTGCCGACATCCAAAGAATCCCAGGTTAGCTGAATATGGAGAGGGGTGTGAGGTCTGTAGGACGTGATGTCGTTTCTGCAAAATCAGCAAAGAGTTTAGCAGAACATTAAGAACACCGAGTTCCTTAAATCACTactgaaaaatactgaaaacttgagtttttttgttgatttcaACTCTGTTAAATTATTCAAACTTAAAGGTAAATGTTAATTTAAAACTACAATTATTCAGTTCCAGCTGTCATTACTGATAATGTGTGCTATGAAAAAGGGATTTTACCCCCAGTCATACCCTGTCGATGACCGAACCTTTCCTCTGTGCGTAAGAGCcccacaggagaaaaaccagtCCACTCAGGTTTGTACTAAGGCACTGAACCACAGCATCTGTAAAGATCTCCCAGCCCTGTCCCTGATGAGAGGTGGGCTGGTGAGCTCGGACTGTCAGTACTGCATTCAGCAGAAGGACTCCtgagaaaacaacaaatcatCATTCTAAAACAGAACTCAATGGAGAGGCAAGCATTGAGATTTTTTCTGTAGCATGTTAGTGTTAATGTAGCAGTGAATGTCACAAGATGAAGTGATATGCTCCTTCTTAGTAATTTGAATTATCCAACTGAATAAGGTCAACATATAAATTCAGCACACAGCATGAgtagaaaaacactgaaatattacaatcatcatcatcatttttaagctggaaaaaaacaaaccctgtgtAGCCCATCCGGTCAGATCCCCATGACCTGGGTGCTGGAAGCCATCAATGTCGGCACTCAATTCTGCAAATACATTCTCCAAACTGAAATGGACACATGCAAACGCCAAAGAGCAGACAGCAGTCAGAAACATTGTTCGAGATCACAACAGATCAGAATTAATCATAACAGAACCAAATATCGAGGCTTCAGTTGTATTAGATCATTCAAACCAAACTGTAAGATGTAATGTACTGGTAAAAGGAGGGTATACCAGTATAGGAACTGTGAGCAGACCATATCTGGTACCTCGGCGGTGGTGGTGTGGGCTTTGGCACACTAAAGCACAGCCCATGGGCCTGGCCAGGATTGTGATAGGGGTCTTGACCCAGAATGACCACCTTTACCTGGAGATCAGCGAGAGAAGAGCGGGTGAGTTTAAATACTCTTGATCCTTTACATCAGTCTGTAAACTCCGGTGTGTTCAAACTTACATCTTCTGCTGCACATGTATGGGTCCAGAAGAAGACTTGCTCAGGACTGGGATAGATATTAAAatgtttcctctcctctgcaacAAATGATGACAGCTAGAGTCCAGGCAAAATCAGATCAGTTCAGATTACTGTCTGAGAGGCATTTGCGCTGGTACACAACCAGAGATTTTATGCATATGTAGTAAAGTTTGGACAGTGACAGTCAAAGCATACGTTCCAGTGTGCACACCACTAGCATGGTGTGTGGTTAAACATGACATTTTCCTGAAAATTTTAAAAGacaattgttttcattttcatggaaATTATCACAAAATGAGtatagcaattttttttaacatcatcTCGCAAATTCACTGTCACAAATTGAGAAAGACTGGTCGCAAAGTGCAAGAAAATCATTTAATGATAATCCAAATTGCAGTCAGTAAACAGGCTGTGTCTGATATACAATGCACTGGCTGCTGGGGGCTAGGCAAAAGCAAAGGTCAGGAGCAAGCCAAGGTAAATACACTGGAAGGCTGACAGAGGGAACAGGGTGACAAGGAACACAGCTAACAGTGCAACAAAGATACAAGGACCGTGTCAGTACAGACAGCTAGTGAAAGACTTCACaaagcacagaggaaaacactggcgcatatacacagacacaataagGGAAGAAACTGAGGACAGGTACACACAATAATCAGGTAACAAGGTGGTCACCCAATCAGATCCAACTGGGGTCTGATTGGCCAGGAGGCagggaggtagagacagaggcctGACGTTCActaactaaaacacacactttgagaGGAGGTTGCCAAACATTTGGACATAAGTGGAATTATCAAAATTATCAAGGTCTTACTTTTGTAAAATAAGATTTCGTAAATTCTgctccaatgtgtctttgccaGCTTTCTCCGATGGGTACAGGAACGTTGCGGGTGGCTAGTCTCTGAAGAGCAGCACGTCTGTTAAGTTCAATCTGCTTTAGTTGCTCAGAGGTAAGCTGTTTGGCAAACATCCTCACTAAAGTCCCTTTTGATCTGGAAAGTAACATGGTGCTTaacaaaatgttgctttttctgactgaaaaaaaaacttagatATGAGCGGGGGGGAATAGATAACCCTTTAAAATATTAAGAATCAGCTCTATTGATATTTTTTACCACACATCTCTTTAAGATGCTCATAGTTTTATGTAATTCTTACAGAATGCTCACAGCTGGATATCATTTGAGTAAAGCACTGAGGAGGAAGTGTCAGTCACTACTTCCTCACAAATTTTGATTTGCCTGTAATGCTGAATGCAATGCTCAAAAAagtccactagagggcagtttTACACAGAGACTGGGGTTCTTCAGTAGTGACATCCCGTGGTGGGTTTTAAGAGTGTTCATTTTTGAAACACTGTCCCATAAAGTTAGGTCAATGCAATTACTTTAAATCAGTTTATAAAATAGTAaccaaaatgacaaatgttaCAGTATTGAGCAAGTTTCTAAACATGTAAATATCTTTCATCTGCAGGACATTTTTTTAGTCCTCACAAAAGTCCATGTAGGAAAATTAGCAAACactatactgtatactgtttACTCAGTGCATTTGAGTCAGTTGCTACATACTCCAAAACATAATAGCCAAAAAACTAACTATGCAACACATAGTAGCCCATGTGTCCTAAGCATTAGCTGCATCAGAATAACATTGTCAGATAATTTCAAGGCTGAATTATGGAACACAACCAGTTAATATTCTATGCTCTGATGGATACTTCAAAATTACAACTCTAAGGTCTCAACCACACTTCAAGTCAACATTACTATAGCAGGCCTGAAACACACCCTGTGTCAACATTGTTTTGCCTTGGCCTGTAATTTATTCTCAGTCCTTTATGTTATGATCTCAAAGGAAATCTCAGAGGCTTTCAAAGTCCAAAGTAAATTATACTGGTTCAAACCTTTGGGCATCcattttttgcttctttttcttcaagcGTGGGTCCATGAGACATGTGGGTGAGAATCTATGGGGGTTTGTCACTCCTAAAAATAACACTGCATTCGTCAGACTGTTATGCAAATTTTAATTTGGGCGGCAAAATggaggaaaatgaaactgaaaccGATTTTCAAAACTACCTAAATCATCACCATATCTCGCCTacacactcatctctgtgtttcaaGTTTGCAAAGACAGTGTGTACATGATACTAATTCTCTACTTGTTGGATATATCATATCATTCTCTTCATAGCAGCTTAACCACACTGTTtactcagtaaaaaaaaacaccagtaaaATATATTCTCATATGTATGTTCTAATTCATGCAGCCTTAACCAAAAACTTACCCAAGAAATATTTAGACTATGCAGTTTTACACTAATCTGATTTCCTCTACTGTTTTGTCACAGTTCTATAATATATTGAACTGCAGCACTCTAATGACATTGGGTTTTCAGTGACATGCTGTGTTCATCCTGTATTCAGCGTCACTTTTACTAAACTATTTCTTAAGTAATTGTTCCTAAATGTCAGATAATTTCCACCAAAAATCAAAGAGTGATGAGTGTGCTTACAGCTCCAGTTTGTCACAGCTTGCTTTTGTACAGatagttcaagtttatttagagcccaatatcactgtttacagtctcaaggggctttacaggccacaacagtcaaatcaaaataattaaaGTGTTACAATGGCCCTGCctccttttctcactgtccACACCCCCCGTATGTGGTATTACCTGTTATTGTAATCTGAGGTATTTCCACAACAGGTGTAACCGGCTTCAGGACTTCAACACTGTCTCAGTCTCGAGGCGGAAACACAGAGGGTTGGTAATGAGCACCCAGAGGAGATCGGTTCTCAAAGGTTTCCAGCCATGGAGAGACGTAAGGTAATGTAAAAGTGTTTAATTATACATGTCACAGTGTTACACATGATGGATGCCATGCCTACACAGCCACTTCACATTCTCATGATTTCTGTGGTTTCACTTTCATGTGAAAATCCTGTTTTACTGAGGCCATTCCTCTTTTaattaatgtgttttctctgctaCTTGCGTTGTTGCTCTTTGTTATGTTGGTTTTCCTGTGTCATTCTTCTAATCCTGCTTCATCACTGCTTTTATATTAACTCAAAAACAATTTCATGCGTGAACACCGTGTAACACGTGTTGCACAATAAATTAAATGATAATGATTATTTGGCCATGGTCTTAAAGAAACAGTGATGTGACGTCGTGGTACATTTTCAGCACTGTGACATTTGAtggtgtgagtgacagagaagcTGTTATCTCAGAGGAACAGTGTGGAGATGAGGAGCTATATGTTCATGGTGTGTGGACAGTTCTGGACCAGGTGGAACTGGGTGACAACGGCACTGGACCTCAAAGTGCACAGGAGTCTAGGACTGGTACATATGCAAGTTATCATCCCTTCTTATTTGATTCTTATTTGATTTTTCTGCACAAAATTCACTTTCTGCTCTTTCCCCAAATAACTCAAATAATTTAAACAGTACTGGAGAAAATAATCCGTCCTGACCAGTTTCAGAGTGGTCTTATTTTCTCTCCATGAATTTTTGCTGGCTGGctgtattctgttttgtttttgtttttttataaatctATCCATTGTAATGGATACCTTGACCATGGTGTTGTCTCAGAAACCTTCACAGTGGAAGATGCAGTTGAAGCTGCGGGCTTTGGAAGGTTTCAGTGGAAACTTTCTATGCTCACTGGATTGGCATGGGTAACATTTTTAATACATTCTTGATGAAAGAATTCTAAAAATTAAGATTTTTAAATCTGACTAAATtactaaaaacaaatgtattgcATGTATCTATGTTATGACCATACAAAGATTGGAGTTCCCTGAAAACCATTTGAATATACTTGCAATAAGAAGCAGACCACTTGCTAAAACAGCTGGAAATGTGCTTGTCCAGAGTAACCCTATTTCAAATAGATGCCCCTTGTGTTGTGATTAGATGGCAGATGCCATGGAGATGATGATTCTCAGTGTCCTGGCACCTCAGCTCCGCTGTGAATGGAGACTTCCAAGCTGGGAGGTGGCGCTAATCACATCGGTTAGTTTAACAACCTAGATTGCACTCCCAGACTGGGGATCAAAAAATGCTATTTTCTATTCATATTCTAGTAGTACTCACCTAAAATgttcaacacaaacagacattagaTCTATTGCGGTTGCTACAGTTCTCTTGCTGTGATTTTCAACTTCCATCTGGTCATCAAGGGATGAATTATAGTAATCTTGTTGTGCTTATTCTTTCATCATTTTAGGTAAACCACTGAAGAAAattttgtaaaatattcagCTCcagtttgtttggggttttttcctcAGTTGATGATTTGTAAATGGTACCAagcacagctacacacacaaaccagatcAGCTAGGTCCTCTAAGGCTCTCTACATATTGTCATTGTAACATATCAAATTGTGAGGGCTCACTGGctcatgttttcttctttatatCCCTGTCAGATTGTGTTTGTTGGGATGATGATCAGCTCTTCTCTCTGGGGAAACATATCTGACAAGTATGGCAGAAGAGTGGTGAGTTCTGTCTGTTTGCTAGAATGTTTAATGCACTGATGGCTCTaagacattacattacatttattcagctgacgcttttatccaaagtgactttaagttggggaaacaattcaagctccagtgTAGCAAGAGACCGATGAGTAGGTGCTACTGTTTAACGTGTGAGCAATAAGTGcgagttttctttcaagacagaggcaggagagtagGTAGAGGCACTAGGTGCGAGTGAGGCATGTTAAAGTGTTAGAGGTTTTAGctgttaggagaggaggtgccCTTGGAACAGCTGAGTCCGAGCTTGttccaccataaacacacacacacacgcacacaaattaAGTAGATGCCTCTTCTGCAATACTCcacaggttttgtgtgtgtagagaaccAAACCAAGTGTCTACATAACATTTCAGCTCCTCGTAACCTAACATGAATTTGATGACAATGAATGTTTACCAAATGTTTATTATGCAGAATATGCTTTTGATGT is a window of Chanos chanos chromosome 10, fChaCha1.1, whole genome shotgun sequence DNA encoding:
- the ungb gene encoding uracil-DNA glycosylase, whose product is MFAKQLTSEQLKQIELNRRAALQRLATRNVPVPIGESWQRHIGAEFTKSYFTKLSSFVAEERKHFNIYPSPEQVFFWTHTCAAEDVKVVILGQDPYHNPGQAHGLCFSVPKPTPPPPSLENVFAELSADIDGFQHPGHGDLTGWATQGVLLLNAVLTVRAHQPTSHQGQGWEIFTDAVVQCLSTNLSGLVFLLWGSYAQRKGSVIDRKRHHVLQTSHPSPYSANLGFFGCRHFSKTNQLLEMSGKTPVDWKSL